In the Equus quagga isolate Etosha38 chromosome 6, UCLA_HA_Equagga_1.0, whole genome shotgun sequence genome, tgaggactaaatgagaacGCACGTGGAGGGGCCTGATCCTGGGTGCtgaaactttataaaaatggataCTTGAGACGTGGAAAATACGTAAGCGTCTTCTTCCCCCACGTTGCTAGAGCGCTGCCCACGCCTCTGCTGGTGCGTGCCCGCCCACCTGTCCCGCGCCAGCCCGCACGAGCATGTGCGCGGCAGAGTGACCTGTTCTTTTATCGTTCGTAGTCCAGGGAGGGACGCACACCTGAGCAAATATTTGTAATGGAATTGGTTGGTCTGGCCCAAGTAGGTCATTAGTCTGTTATTAAAAGCTGAGGAGCCGTCAGAGGCGTTTTCTGTGACGTTGTGGTAGGAGTTGGCCACCGTGGttgggggagggaagcaggaggaagcaTCTGAGCTGAGTCTTGAGGTGGCAGACCGCCAtttggagaaggagggaggcagccaAGTGACGGCAGATGGCGTGGGACGAGCCCTGGGGTGTGGTTCGTGGCAGGTTCGAGGAAGGGTTAGTTGTCCAGAGTGGGCAGACAATTGGAGGGACCAGTGATGAGGCTGGAGGTGGACAGGGGTCAGCTGTGGAGAGCCACAAAGAGCCACTGAAGGGTCCTAAGCAGCGAGCGGCGCCTCTGGTTTACGATCCAGAGCAGGAGTtgtgttttctgtaaagggccggcCAGGACATGTTTTAGGCTTCATGAGCCTTCGAGTTCCTGTCGCAGCTACCCAGCTCTGTGTTGTGGTGTGAAGGCAGCCACGGGCAATGTGTAAGCAAGTGAGCACGACTGTTCTGATAACACTTTCTTTTATAGATGCTGAAACCAGAATTTCTTGTAATTTGTACGTCactaactatttttattttttcccaaatacttaaaaatatagaaaccattcttagctcgtgggtttacaaaaacaggcagcaggctggccTCGGCCATGGACCTTGGTTTGCCCCGCTGTTCTAGAGCGGTCTGTCAGGCCGAGTGTGTAGAAGGGACGGGGGGCTAACTTTGAGGCAAGAGGCCCGGCCAAGGGTTGCAGGAGTGATCCAAGTGAGAGGATGAGGTGATGGGAGCTGGTGCTGTGAAGAGGGGAGAGATTCAGGAGACCCGGGAGGTAGGAGAGGGTGCCATGggtcagcaggggccagccctcctCCATCACCAGAGGGACCACAGCCCCCCAGCAAGGGTAAGCTGCTGCTCGGGCTCGGTGGATTCTGCACTGAGCAGTGGCCTTAGACAAGACTTTCCATGAGCTTGGACTAAAGGGAGAGACGCTCCCACCCGTCCACACCCACGTGGTGGGAGCCTGTGGGCACCAGGACCCCACGCTATTGCTCCCTGAGAATCAGGTGGTATTTTCCCTCCCCCTCTGGTCCCACGCTCTTCTTCAGTAGGAGCTTCTTTATGAGGCCAGAGCCTTCCAGAGACCAAGTCCTTATCTCTGGAATCCCCTCTGGCTCGTCTGGAGGGCTGGCTCCTTTCACCAGTGGTGCCCGCCTGGCGTGCAGGGGGCTTGTGTGCAGGACTGTGGAGATGAAAGCAGCCGTGCTGACGGCAGGGTCTGTGTGGAGCAGCTCTGGATCCTGTCCCAGCCAGGCCAGAGAGCGGACCAGGGCTGGGGAAGAAGGAATGTCGGTCTCATGGGGGAGGTACAGATCTCAAACAGCAGGTCCTGAGATTTAGGTTTGGGGGAGTCCTTCCCATGTGGTGCCGGCCTCTCGCTTCGTGCCTGAAAGCCTGGAGACCTGGTTCTCCAGGGAGAACCTGCCAGTGTGCCTCCTCTTCCAAAactggggaggcagggccaggccaggccaggctccTTCACTGTCACAGACCTGCCTTCCTCGTCAGTCCCCCCACACACCCTGCTATACCCATCGGGAAAGTTCTGCCTCCCAGACTCCCCACGTGGCCTCGGCGTGAATGTCCCATACCATCTCTCATGGCCTTTTAAAGCTCACAAGTCCTCAGGGCATTCTCTAAGCCAGTCCAACCTCTCAGGCTACAAAGGCCCAGGCAaaggggccggctcggtggtgcagtggttaagtttgcacgttcctcttcagcagcctggggttcatcagttcagatcccgggtgtggacatggcaccacttgtcaagctatgctgtggtaggcgtcccacatacaaagtagaggaagatgggcacagatgttagctcagggccagtcttcctcagcaaaaagaggaggatgggcagatgttagctcaaggctgatcttcctcaaaaaaaaaaagggcccaGCCCAGGAGGGGCAAGGCTCCATTGGGTCACACAGTGAGTGCCAGGCCAGGACTGGAATCCAGGCCTTGGGTTTCCCAGCCTAGAACCGCCCGAGGCCAGGAGGGGCTGAGTCCTCAGGAAAAGGGAGCTGTCTTCCCTACACAGAATTCCCTTGGAATCCTTCGCAGTGGCCCAGGCTGCCCTCGGCCCCAGGCTTCATGTGGTCGCTCTTCCTAAGGCCCAGCCTCCTGGGAGACCTGGCTGCAGAGAGTCCCGCTGAACTGGCATGCCGGGGTGGCTGCCTCAGCTCTCTCTGACACTGGGCAGTTTGCTCGCGGTGTCTGAACactggtttccccatctgtcaggCAGGAGTAGTTCCTGCCTGTGGGCGCCCCGAGCCATTGGGAGGGTAAGTGGGCAAACAGAGAGGGCCTGGGAGGTCGGGAGAGTCTCCCCGAGTCATGCAGCATCTCCACACGGTCCAGCCTCTGGAGCCTGCTGTCCCAGGACTGTCTGTCTCTCAGGAGGAGCTCATTTGGGGGGAAGAGACAGAGCAGTTGGGAAGCTGCCCAGCAAGGGCAGGGGCTTTCAGTCACCCCGCTTAAACTgtgccacccacccacccaagcCTGACCATGGGCGAGCAAGTCAGGGTCCCCTTGTTCCCACACTTCCCCAAGAACCTCTCCTCAGGGTAGACGACAGCTATGAGCACTTAGTGTtgcctggctctgtgctcacTCCTCTACTCAAGGCCCCGGGAAACATGTATCATTACCCCGTTCAACCCCGAAGGTTGGAGAGTTAGGTTGCTCACCCAAGATCACCCAGTGAACAACTGGGGATCTGAAATTCCTACTAGGCCTGACTCCAACACCTGTGTTCTCCGCTGCACGGGCAGAGAGCTTGTCATGGAGCCCCTGGGACCACGTGGCCGGCAAATCAGGACAAGTGGGAGGGAAGTTGGCACTATGTTCATCACAACATAGAGAACAGCAGCAAGCCGCTGAAGATGGGGCTCTTTCCTACAAAGGCCACTAGGGGGAAATGTGAACCCCCAACCGGGAGCCTGGAgatgggctggggcagggcttaCACCCAGGAGAGAGCTCGGGAAAGCTAATTAAAACTTTTTAGTAGGGTTTACAAccaatatcttttaaatttactaccttttctcttcttttttttaatactgttttctctctgcttgttGATAGACACATTATAGGCATGGGTGGGAGAAACAAGCCATGCAGCTGTCTGGAGGAAGACCGTGCCAGGCCAAGGGAACAGCCATTGCGAAGGCTGGTGGTGGCAGCGTGCTGTGCACCCTGGAGGAACAGCAAAGTGTCAGCTGCAGGGGAAGGAATAAGGGAGAGAGTGGCCGGGGCCTTGAGACCATGGAAGGCttagggcagaggagggaatgaTCAGATCTGGCTCATCTCTTGGAAGGATCACTCCAGCTGCCGTGTTGAGACTAGACTGTAGGGTGAGTCCAAgcaaggggaggggctgggagagccGTAAGAGGCCACACCATCTCCGAGGGAGGCGACAGCGGCTCCAACCTGGGTGACGGTGGtggggtggtgagaagtggttgggTTCTAGATCCATTTTGCAGATGGCGCCTGTGGGATTTGCTGACAGCTGGGATGTGGGGGGTGAGAGGCGAGAGTCGGGGGGACTTCACTTTTTGGCCTGAGCAAGGGAAGACTGAGTGTGCCATTACTGAGCTCAGGAAGAGTGTGAGGAGCAGGCTTGGGGGATGGAAATCTCTCCAGTAGGCGGCCGTACATGGGAGTCTGAAGTCTGGAAACAGGATCGGGCTGGAGATCTAATTTGGGGAGCTGTCGGCACATGACAGTATTGAAAGGCTGGTGAGACCATGTTGGGAAATAGGGTGAGAGAGAAGAGGTCCTAGGACTGTGCCCTGCCCACCGTCATCTGGAGGGCGGGGAGCTGAGGAAGGGGCGGAGCCTGGGGCTGGCGCCGCAGGACGCAGTGCTACAGGAAGTCCTGTGGCGTGGGGTCTCTGGGGTTTCCTCCAGGTTGCCCAGGGGAAAGTggactgcttttttctttttaattttaatttttatttttatagcagtaacattggattctAACATTATagaactttcaggtgtacatcataatatgtttcgaattctgtgtagattgcctcatgtttaccacccaaagactaattacaatccatcaccacacacactcacaccacaCAAAGggctaatcacccctttcgccctcctccctgcccccttcccctctggtaaccaccagtccagtctctgttgctatgtgtttgtttgtttttgtttttatcttctacttaggagtgagatcatacggtagttgactttctccctctgacttatttcacttaacgtaataccctcaacgtccatccaggttgtcataaatggccggatgtcatcatttcttatggctgagtaggagAGTGGGCTTCTCTTGCTTTCCCTGACCCGTCTGCACCTCCTGAGGGACAGGGCCGGGCCCAGGGCACAAGTCAGTTAAGGTCCCAAAGTATTCGGGTTCCCAGGGCCAGGGGAGATCACGGGCCTTGGCCACCACCTCCTCTTTAGCATCTCTTAAACAGGGGTGCCCCCCAGGGCTCCATCCTCTCTCCCTGGGCCACCTCATCCCTCCGCAAGTCTTGAAATGCCACCCTGGGCTTATAAGCTCCGTCTCTAGCCCAGGCCTGCGTTTCTCCCTGGATATCCCACAAGCACGTCGGATCTGTGCGCCTGACCTCTAGACTGTCTCCTGGTGTCTCCACCACCTCGCCAGCCTCCCCCTTAGGAGTTCATCTTCTCTCTGATGCCTCCTGACCGGGGCCAGAGGCCAGAGCCAAGGTGGGgaatgtgggggtggggagggcaggagcgCATTCTTGCTGGCCTGGCAGGGCTGTTCTGGGGCCTGCTGTGACTCCAATCTGAGGAATCCTCCTTATCAGCCATCGGAGTTTGGTTGGGTCCCTGGATGCTCAGCCCTGCATTTATGGCCTTATCTGTGTGCTTGGGTGTGCCTGGCTCTGAGCTGTGTATCTTCTCTCTCAACCCCTGACCTGGCCTCTGAGCCTCCAGCCCCTACTCACCCAGGCCCCCACTAGGCCCAGAGCATCCCCTCCAGGAGCCCCTGCacagcccctccagcccctcgCCCCTTGGCTCCTGATCACAGACACAAGGGAGACCGTGAGCTCTGGCAAACCCTCCCCGGCCTCGCTCCACCACAGCACCACGCTGATGGCCAAGCCGAGACCTGAAGCCTCTCACCACTCCAAGCCTcgtccccatcttacagatgaagaaactgaggcccagagaggttcaaGAACATGCCAAATCTCAGTGGGGAGGGGGGCGCTTgagtgttttttgtttatttgggggCCGTTTTGTTTTTTGAGTGTTTTATTGTTAGTTTAACTGTATGTGTATGTTATACACACACGTTGACAgaatatatttcacaatttaaaaatcaaacaaaaactaGCCAAGATCCTATCAATAAGCACAAGAATCCCTACCCTCTCCCCGTTCTGCGCCAgtctccccaggcctcagtttccttggaTGTAAGTTGGCCGTGGTCATATGAGAGAATGTCGAGTGATAACAGCAAGCCCACACCCCCCCGTGCCAGGCATAGCTCATGTCGTCACCCGGCAGCCCGGTGAGGTGGCAGCTCTTACTGTCCTGTCTTAcctaaggtcatacagctaggaggtggcagagccGGTATTTGGATCCAGGCGGGCTGGCCTCGCCTGTGCTCTTGGATGGCACAGTAGGGGCCCTGCGGCACGCAGGGGACTGGGGTCACCTGTTCCCACTTCAGGTTCAGCACAGAGGCGAGTGGGAGCCAAGGTCGGGCTGCTCAGCTCTGAGGGGCCACCCAGGGCATCAGCACCCCGGCCTGGCCTGTGATGGCTGCTCCCACCTCTTCCTGGTCTGCAGGACCCCCTCTGAGGGAGGAGACAGTGAGGCCAGCCAGGGGCACTGTCTGTGGGTGCCTGGCTCTCTGAGGCCCTGAGTTGGGGTGGGAGAGCAGGCAGGACGGGGAGCAAGGGGCTTTCCCAAAGCCAGAACCACTAGGCTGAGGACCAAACCTGAACTGCAGAGCCCaggaggggccaggcctggggctgggagtcGTTCCTGCCCCACCATTGTCCCAACCACAGCCTCAGCTCGGGTGGGAAGTCGGGGGGACTGGGGTCATGACATGAGGCTTCGAAGTGCTGGAAGAAGTCAGAGCTGGGGGTACCCCAGGCACCAACAGATCCAATCCTCATtgtacagatagggaaactgaggcccagacaggggaGGGGTCCtgtccaggtcacacagccagtcccTGCTGGACCTGGGACtgggagaatgggagaggagCAAGGCCTCCCATGGCTCACatcccagcctggctcccagaGCCGCACGGAGGTGTCTCCTGGGTCCAGCCAGGGAGCGGTTAATCCTGCCCACCCACCCCATCCTGCCtacttccatccttccttccttctgcagcCGGACCTGCCTCTCCTCCAGGGACCTCCTTCACCTCTGCCGCAGGCCTTGGCCTCACCTCTGCCCTGGACCTGGCCTCAGTTCACCCTACCACCTTACTTCTCTGACCTCGTCCTCTTCCACTCTCCCCTCCAAGCCAGCAATGGCTCCCCGCTgctcccacctctgggcctttgcactggctgttccctcagcctggcaTACACTTTCCCCAAGTGTCCACACGGCTCACTGCCTCACCcccttcaggtctttactcaaagTCACCTCCTCAGTGAGACCTCCAGTCCTCACACCCCTGCTCACTTCCTGTccccctttccttcttctcctccttggCGTGTGTCACTAACACACCCTGTTTTGTCAGCTCTGTGAGCACAGGGAccttgtttatcttctttgtacCTGTCTCCTTGGGACTAGAATGGTATCTGGACATTGTGGGTTTTCGACCAACATCTGCCAAGAGAATGGAAGGGGTCTGCTCTGTGCACAGAGATGCTCTGTGGCCAGACTCATCTGGGCTGACACTGGGATCAGAATCTGCAGGATGTCAATGGCCCTGGGCCTAGTGCAGCTCTGTGGCAAGCGGTGGACAGCAGGCAGGGCTTCTGGGCGGACCCACTGGCTGCCCTGCCTCTGAGGCCACCTCCCAGGGACTTGAGGATACCAGAAGGCTGAAGTGTcagtgaggggcagaggagggcaggaccTGGAACCTGGGGATCCCATGTGCCTCTCCACCTGTGGCTGAGGCCTATGGTCACACCGCAGTAGATCACTAGGAATGGGAGAGGCCACCCTCCTGGTGTTCACAGGGCCACTGAGGCTGAGCGAGGGGTAGAGCCTCTCTAGGGCCACAGAGGGCCcgctggctgggacttccagctGTGGGCCCTTCCTGGTCACTCCCAGGCCCGGTTCCCCTGGCCCGGCTCCTCCCACCGTGGGCCGTCAGACATGCTCAagcccctgcccttcctccctggaGCCCCGTCACCTCATCAGGCCCCCtacctctctcttcccaccacctGTTCTCACGCTATAGCTGCTGCTTCGTCTTTTAGACTGTATGATACCTGCCAACATATTTCACAGTTCTATGTTATAAAGCTCAATCCTACAACAAACCCGTAAGTTTACCCCCGACTCCAGGACGAGAACATGGTTAACAGCTCGCCCTACCGCATGCTCCTCCCACGCACCCCCCTGTCGCCATCCCCATTTCCCTGCAGGAACcatcccttttttttaaagtagttttttgGGCATATGTATGCCCAAAGAATAGAGGACTTTTGGGCTGTTTTTGCGCGATATAGCTGGTGTCGCAGTGTGTACAGACCACTGCATCACTTTTCATGCCTCCAGACTTTGTCCATGTTGCTGCAGGGGGCTGCTATGCCTCAGTCGTCAGGGATGTGTCACATTCTGTTGTGTGTGACTGTACTGCCATGTAAGTCTGTCCccattgatggacattcaggttggCTCCAGCGCCACATGACCACCCACCTGGCCCCCCTGCTCAGCCAAACCTCCTAAGGCTCCTCCCCTGCTGCGCCCCCAGGACCCTGCTCACTGACCCTCCCTTCCCTGTCCCACGGCCCAGCAAGAACCGCATGACCAGGGCTTCCCCAgtctctgtcttcatctctcttctgagctccagaccaCAGAGAAGGCAGAATTGTTGTGGGGCGCTCACTCAGTGTCAAGCACCATTCTCAGCATTGTACAcgttttatttcattgaatattCGCAGAGACACAAATGGTAGGTAATGGGAGAacaccgaggcccagagaggttgagtaacacCCAAGACAACACACCCCTTGCCCCCTGAGTCCCACAGACGACTCAGAATCAGCACATCCACAATATAACTTAtcatcttcctctccaaaccAGTTCCTCTCCCAGACTCTGCTCTCAGTGTGGACATCTCCAATGCTCAGGCCAGAGCTGGACCCTGGAAATGAGCCCTGACTCCTGGCACGGCCTCACCCGCTCCTTCCTCCAGTCCGAGCCCAGGTCCTGCAGTGTGACCTCCCTCGTGTTCAGCGAATCCTCACTCCTCTTCACACACACAGCACTGACCTGTTCGCGCCCCACTGCTCCTCCCGGCTTATTACCTCTCCCCACACTCCCTTGCAggccccaatctctgccttttccagCATCCTGCACCTGCCTCTCAGGTGGGCTTTCTAAATCTCAGCATGTCCCCACCTCCAGGGAAAGCCCAtctcctctgccctctgtcccCTCAAACCGTAAAGTGTGGCAACCAGCCCCAGAAAGGACACCCCACCATCCCCCCAtttgctgcctcctcctctgggaagccatcCCTGGCCTTGGCCCGAGGCTGGGCTGTGAGCCCCCTCTGAGCCCCACAGCCTCCATGCAGCCCTCTCTCCCTTGCTTAGCTCCCTCCTCGTGGTGACCTGTCCCCGTTAGACTGTGCTCCTCGAAGGCAGAGACCCAGCCTCATCCAATGTGGCATCTCTAGTGCCCAGACAGGGCCTGCACCCAGGAGGTGCCAATGATTGTTGACAGGCTGAACGCACACGCAGTGACAGGAGCCATGGGTGATGCAGGATGTTTCCAGCCTGGCCCGGGGTTGGTGGATCCTGGCTGCCCCACCTCCACCAACCTCTGCACCTGTCCCCCTGAACCCCGGGAAGCACCTCTCTGTCTGCACCTTTGGGAAGGACTCCCCTCTCTGCAGCAGCCTCTCTAACTCTGGGATTCCTTAATGTGGGAGACTCTGGcaccagggagaaggaaaaagagtccAGCCCCTCACTGCCTTCAGTCGACACTGGGCATTTGCAAGGGTGGGGGGTGATTTGGCCcccaagggagagaaaaatgattcTTGGGAGATGaaaaaatcttactcttttttgtataaagcacagatatatGTACAGTacgtaaatatatatacactatatcaGTGGTATTAAAATATCATgtgatcaagaaaaaaacatCTAAAAGGCTCCTGAGGGATCAGGAATGAAAAATAGGTTGAGAAACGCTGATCTACATGCTTGGGCCTTGCCCTGTCTGGTCCAGGGACTGGCCAGAACCGAGGGACAGTCCAGAGTCCTATTCTGTGACATTTCAAGGCATGCCCAGAGCTCAGCCCCCACCAGCGAGCTGCTGTCCTTTCCCCAGAACCTCCCTCCCTATCCTGTGCTCAAAAGTCCATGCTTCTGTGTCCAGCATCCTTTAATCTCATCTTGTTCCTACTGGGCTGTGGGTGGGCCCGTCCCCATCCTCCCCCAGggggctccccagctcccagggctggAAGGAGGTGGAGGCCTCTCTGCTCGGTgctccagccctggggccagggcaTAGCCCTGGAGCTCCCGGAAGCATCCAGGAGAGAAGCCCAACCACAGGAGGCCCCCAGGAAGCGGGGGTGCCGCTGTGGGACAAGGCTTGCTTtattggggtggggatggggtcaCAAATCATCTTACTTAGAATTGCTCTAGGTTGACAGAGTCACCTAAGGGTGGGACAGGCCGGATTGAAGGTCTGCTGCTGGGGGACACAGAGACAGGGGTGAGGGAAGAGGAGTTGGGTGGGTAAGATGAGGTCTTGGGCAACACGGATATCCTGCGGTCTTCATACGCCCCGGGGTTCTCCAACATCTGGGCCTCCCATGGGTTGCTGGAGCCAATGAAGACCAAGTAGATGATGCCACCTAAGTAGGCACCCAGAGGCGGCGCCACCACTGGCACCCACCACCAGTCCTTGGCCCTGCAGGCAAGAGGCAGAGGCCTGCTGAGGGGGCAGATGCCAGGACGGTGCCTGCAGCCACCTCGGGCCAAGACAGGGAGTAGGCCTGAGAGTAGAGCGTGACCCCCCATCCTAGCCCAGGAGTGGTCAGCTTCAGCTTGATTCAGGGACAGGGACTGACATGGGGCAGGACTGACGTTCAGTCCAGGGTCCGCATCAGTGCTGGTCAGGATCCACTCCTGCCTCTCAGGCCACCTGGGGGCACTGCAGGACTCTCTTGTGCTGGTCCTCACGTCATCCCTACCCCTCCACATGCCGGGAACCACAGAAGACCTGCAGGAACGGGCTGGGCAGGGCAGTACCTGAAGACCTGTATGCCCCAGCCAGCCAGGAAGGTGAAGAAGCGCGGAGGCAGGTCCCGGGATGGGTTGATGGCATATCCCGTGTTCATGCCCAGGGACACTCCAATGACAACAACAAGGATGCCGATCACCAGGGCCTGTGTCCCCTGCAGAGCTGGGTTGTTCCTCTTGTCCGTGATGGCAAAGAGACACAGCTGGAGCATCCCAGTCACTAACACCTGGGGAGCAGACGCCGTGGCAGCCACCCCGGGCCCCAAGCTAAGCCACAGGCCCTCAACAGTGCCCCCAGCCCAAACCCGCTGGCAGAGACGCGTCGCAGTACGGTCCCCATCCAGAGTTCTTGTCCTCTCTATCGTGAGGGGCTGCCAGATGGCCCCTTCCTGAGGGGGCAGGGCTTGAGGAGAGCCACCCACCCTGGACCACTCACCTCGTCCAGGAAGCCCCTCCACAATGTCATGTGATCAGGAAGGTAGGTGGCAAAAATGTTAGCGGTGGCTGTGGGACCAGTCACTGTCAGATATCCACCCGAGTAGTCCATGATGGCTTCTGTGGAGAGAGATTGAGGAGGAACTTGCCCCCAGCTAAACCCCCCACTGGAGTCTCAGAAATAAGGTTGCAGGAGGGGGCGTGGGGGCTCCTCCAAGGCTTTTCCCTCCCAGACATTTTCACAGGGCAAGACCCTCAGGTCAGAGCGAGTCCttcagaggaggaggctgagaccAGGATACTCACGGTAGAAGAGACAGTAGATGGTGGCAGCAGCCAGGAAGGAACCCACGAACTGACCGAGCACGTACACGGGGAACTTCTTCCAGGACATGCGGCCGAGCGCGCAGTTGGTGAAGGTCAAGGCGGCATTCATGTGGGCCCCTGCGGGGAGCGCGGGGCGGCAGCGGGGCGGGAGCAGGAAGAAACCCTGATCAACCATCTGGAGAGTGATGGCCACCGTCATCACGCCGCTGGCACTGATGGAGGGCCCTGCCCCATTTAATCCTCGCAAGGACCCCACACGGCAGGCATCCCCGTCTCCATCTCACCGTTCAGGAGAGTGGGGGACAGAGAGGCGGAACAGCCTGCCCAAGTTGACCCAGCTAGTAAAAGCAGTGCATCAAGGGGGCTCAGGAAGATTGGGGGCAGAGACGGCCCGAGGGCATGGGTCAGGGTGTCCCCCTCCAGGTGGCCAGCATGGCCGAGGTGCCGGcagccagggaggggaggggggcggcGGGAGGAGCCTGCAGGGACCCCCTCACTCACCGGAGATGTTCCCTGCCACGTGCACGCCCATGGTGACTCCGAAACCAAAGCCCAAGTTGACACCGAGGAAGCTCCCGAATTTATCTCCTACAACCATGTGGGCCACGGAGCCAAGGCCAAACATCTACAAGGTGGGAAgtggggcgggagggagggatcTGAGGCCTCCTggcccccaccctgggcctccCGAGTGGCCCTCCCTCAGAGCCCCTCTGCTGCGAGCTCTTCCTCCGGAGACCTCCCTCCTCGGGACCTCTCCACCTGGCCCCACCGAGGCCCCTCTGCCCTGGCCGCTGAGAGCTGGGGGCGCTGGAGGGGTGTCAGGGGCTCTTCTGGACCCCAAGCCCTCCTGAGGCTCAGGGGACAGGGCGCGGCTGGGGTGGACTGAGCCCCTTGGAGCATCTCACACTGCAGCCCAGCCTGAAGGAAGTTTCTGCAGGGGTTCTCCAAAGGTCACTCCTGGACTCTGCCAGGTTCCTCAACCCACACAGCAGCCCTGCAGCTGGTgggggtctctctctctctctcttgccctcagCACCATTCCTATTGCCCTTTGGTGTCATTCCTAGACTTCTT is a window encoding:
- the AQP7 gene encoding aquaporin-7 isoform X4; this encodes MFGLGSVAHMVVGDKFGSFLGVNLGFGFGVTMGVHVAGNISGAHMNAALTFTNCALGRMSWKKFPVYVLGQFVGSFLAAATIYCLFYQAIMDYSGGYLTVTGPTATANIFATYLPDHMTLWRGFLDEVLVTGMLQLCLFAITDKRNNPALQGTQALVIGILVVVIGVSLGMNTGYAINPSRDLPPRFFTFLAGWGIQVFRAKDWWWVPVVAPPLGAYLGGIIYLVFIGSSNPWEAQMLENPGAYEDRRISVLPKTSSYPPNSSSLTPVSVSPSSRPSIRPVPPLGDSVNLEQF
- the AQP7 gene encoding aquaporin-7 isoform X1 gives rise to the protein MSEADRRRRSTRKSKTISTPMTTRIHAILEKEMVREFLAEFLSTYVMMMFGLGSVAHMVVGDKFGSFLGVNLGFGFGVTMGVHVAGNISGAHMNAALTFTNCALGRMSWKKFPVYVLGQFVGSFLAAATIYCLFYQAIMDYSGGYLTVTGPTATANIFATYLPDHMTLWRGFLDEVLVTGMLQLCLFAITDKRNNPALQGTQALVIGILVVVIGVSLGMNTGYAINPSRDLPPRFFTFLAGWGIQVFRAKDWWWVPVVAPPLGAYLGGIIYLVFIGSSNPWEAQMLENPGAYEDRRISVLPKTSSYPPNSSSLTPVSVSPSSRPSIRPVPPLGDSVNLEQF
- the AQP7 gene encoding aquaporin-7 isoform X2, encoding MSEADRRRRSTRKSKTISTPMTTRIHAILEKEMVREFLAEFLSTYVMMMFGLGSVAHMVVGDKFGSFLGVNLGFGFGVTMGVHVAGNISGAHMNAALTFTNCALGRMSWKKFPVYVLGQFVGSFLAAATIYCLFYQAIMDYSGGYLTVTGPTATANIFATYLPDHMTLWRGFLDERNNPALQGTQALVIGILVVVIGVSLGMNTGYAINPSRDLPPRFFTFLAGWGIQVFRAKDWWWVPVVAPPLGAYLGGIIYLVFIGSSNPWEAQMLENPGAYEDRRISVLPKTSSYPPNSSSLTPVSVSPSSRPSIRPVPPLGDSVNLEQF
- the AQP7 gene encoding aquaporin-7 isoform X3 — encoded protein: MTTRIHAILEKEMVREFLAEFLSTYVMMMFGLGSVAHMVVGDKFGSFLGVNLGFGFGVTMGVHVAGNISGAHMNAALTFTNCALGRMSWKKFPVYVLGQFVGSFLAAATIYCLFYQAIMDYSGGYLTVTGPTATANIFATYLPDHMTLWRGFLDEVLVTGMLQLCLFAITDKRNNPALQGTQALVIGILVVVIGVSLGMNTGYAINPSRDLPPRFFTFLAGWGIQVFRAKDWWWVPVVAPPLGAYLGGIIYLVFIGSSNPWEAQMLENPGAYEDRRISVLPKTSSYPPNSSSLTPVSVSPSSRPSIRPVPPLGDSVNLEQF